The following are encoded in a window of Pedobacter cryoconitis genomic DNA:
- a CDS encoding PorP/SprF family type IX secretion system membrane protein, with product MRLIIYIKQISRIAICLFAGTTVLFLNTAKGQILPLNAQYFQNKYFANPSMAGINSGLNINASLRKQWSNIPGAPLTQGITLDQQLDKVGLGVNVYNEKAGGIQITKAVATFAYHLPVNGEDQQLNFGVSFGTSRERFDRGSIQNSDGNDPSIARFNDRGYYFDGDFGASYTSNGLNVEATLPNMRSVLRKDDTNYADKPTFYTAISYKLAFGSGLDGINLEPKAVYRGIKNYKNLWDAGVNANFADDKLSVMGMYHSTENATVGFGINYLKSLYIMAYYNTATSALKGYTGGDFEINLRFNIGKK from the coding sequence ATGAGATTAATTATATATATAAAGCAAATCAGCCGTATTGCCATCTGCTTATTTGCCGGAACTACCGTTCTGTTCCTGAATACTGCCAAGGGTCAGATACTACCACTTAATGCGCAATATTTCCAAAATAAGTACTTCGCGAACCCATCTATGGCGGGGATTAACAGCGGCCTGAATATCAATGCCAGCTTGCGCAAACAATGGTCTAATATACCGGGTGCACCGCTAACGCAGGGCATTACTTTAGATCAGCAATTAGATAAAGTTGGTTTGGGTGTGAATGTATACAATGAGAAGGCCGGAGGTATACAAATCACCAAAGCGGTGGCGACTTTTGCCTATCATTTACCTGTCAATGGAGAAGACCAGCAATTGAATTTTGGTGTTTCGTTCGGAACCAGCCGCGAGCGGTTCGATAGAGGCAGTATACAAAACAGTGATGGTAATGATCCTTCTATAGCCCGCTTCAATGACAGGGGATACTATTTTGATGGAGATTTTGGTGCTTCTTATACTTCTAACGGATTAAATGTGGAGGCAACTTTGCCCAACATGAGATCTGTACTGAGAAAGGATGATACAAATTATGCCGACAAACCGACTTTTTATACGGCGATCAGCTATAAGCTTGCTTTTGGCAGTGGTCTGGATGGCATCAATCTGGAGCCTAAAGCGGTGTACAGAGGAATAAAGAACTATAAAAATTTATGGGATGCGGGTGTAAACGCCAATTTCGCTGATGATAAGTTATCTGTAATGGGCATGTATCACAGTACGGAAAATGCGACAGTAGGCTTTGGGATTAATTATCTGAAAAGCTTATACATTATGGCCTATTACAATACAGCCACTTCTGCTTTAAAAGGTTATACGGGTGGGGATTTCGAAATTAATCTTCGTTTCAATATCGGTAAAAAGTAA
- a CDS encoding diacylglycerol kinase family protein yields the protein MRRLIKSFGYALSGIAYTVKTQMNFQIHLVATILVGIAGWYLQLSGNEWLWIVLAIGLVLVAELLNTAIELLVDLVSPDFNVQAGKVKDVAAGAVIVAAFISVIIAAIIFIPKLI from the coding sequence ATGCGAAGATTAATCAAGAGTTTTGGGTATGCGTTATCCGGAATCGCTTATACGGTAAAAACGCAAATGAACTTTCAAATTCACCTGGTAGCAACGATACTGGTTGGAATTGCAGGGTGGTATTTGCAATTATCTGGCAATGAGTGGCTATGGATTGTTTTGGCGATAGGACTTGTTTTAGTTGCCGAACTTTTAAATACAGCAATTGAGTTATTGGTTGACCTGGTTTCGCCGGATTTCAATGTTCAGGCCGGAAAAGTCAAGGATGTGGCTGCGGGAGCTGTCATTGTTGCGGCTTTCATTTCTGTAATTATAGCAGCTATTATTTTTATCCCAAAATTGATCTGA
- the recO gene encoding DNA repair protein RecO, translated as MLHKTRGIVLKTTLYSESSVVVQIFTAKFGIQSYMVNGVKKPKAKIRMNMLQALHLVDMVVYHKTNSSIQRISELRPSPVFRTIPYDIIKSTIVMFLNEVLYKSIRQQHADENIFDYIFNAVSWFDETDAASANFHLAFLLKLSRFLGFAPSTETKSDQSYFDLQEGEFKSLPPVHPYFIEKTAAELFISLFTTPFEKLNEIKIDNATRRLVLDKILIYYTLHTASFGEIKSHQVLEEILS; from the coding sequence ATGCTCCACAAAACCCGTGGAATAGTTTTAAAAACAACTTTATACAGCGAAAGCAGTGTAGTGGTACAAATATTTACGGCTAAATTCGGCATTCAGTCTTATATGGTTAATGGGGTAAAGAAGCCAAAGGCGAAGATCCGGATGAATATGCTACAGGCACTTCATCTGGTCGATATGGTAGTTTACCATAAAACAAATTCCAGTATTCAGCGGATTTCTGAACTCAGGCCTTCTCCTGTATTCCGGACTATTCCTTATGATATTATCAAAAGTACGATCGTGATGTTCCTGAACGAAGTGCTTTATAAAAGTATCCGTCAGCAACATGCGGATGAGAATATCTTTGATTACATTTTCAATGCGGTTTCCTGGTTTGATGAAACAGATGCGGCAAGTGCGAACTTCCATCTTGCTTTTTTACTGAAGTTATCCCGGTTTTTAGGTTTTGCACCAAGCACAGAGACTAAAAGTGACCAGAGTTATTTCGATTTGCAGGAAGGTGAATTCAAGTCTTTGCCTCCTGTTCACCCCTATTTTATAGAAAAAACAGCGGCAGAATTATTTATTTCTTTGTTCACGACTCCTTTTGAAAAATTAAATGAAATAAAAATAGACAACGCGACAAGAAGACTTGTTCTCGATAAAATACTGATATACTACACCTTACATACCGCTTCTTTTGGCGAAATAAAATCTCACCAGGTATTGGAAGAGATCTTATCTTAA
- a CDS encoding CehA/McbA family metallohydrolase, producing the protein MKKTLLLILLFSGLFLPAQLFAQLVSWNFTGPGSLNTATANVADPGLSFTPILTRSTAAVASAGANSFRTVKFGNTGISITSPNYFEFTLSAAAGKKMSLSTIDAAYQGTAGYFAGAGASNQFAYSLDNTTFTLIGSPTIITKTGAAPVVYPTIDISGIAALQNVPAGMTVTFRYFASGQTSTGGWGFFSPDASQGLKIGGTITALGGGTDTTPPVNASGYPKTSAITSTAVDLSSNINEDGTTYYVLIPATGTAPLTAAQIKAGTDGSGNPAFKSGSLINTPNSDAVVTLNGLNAATAYKIYVISADAATTPNIQTTFTTLNVTTGTADLTPPVFTATYPKLSNIAANSITLLSNINETGTTYYVVTPATGTAPLTPVQVKNGLDGTGSPAFKAGSFANTPNTEVSANLAGLSSSTAYKIYVVAADAASTPNLQTTITTLTATTIGTPLVSAPVIISQYYEGTSVNKWIELTNLSNAPVNTASPQLKLALYNISGDAGNINITPAPSQTMDLNVIIPAQGSVLIGNTGNGNEVPYLTATSAAQTSNAVINFNGNDGVALLDASNNIIDAFGQGVNAKDVSYVRNITVTAPSPTFIVEDWTRLPLAIVQNASDDDDLNGLGVHFPPNLSPCAAPTVAAADLTFSKVNTSSITLSFTASTAANEYLIIRSTSSTLTAMPQDGTVYNPGTAIGGGTVAGRIVNTTLTDLNLTSSTKYYYFIFPLNNVSCTGGPKYLFTNYLTANQTTATLSVCATPVSQPSDFTVTSSNYNFIQGSYQPAAAADEYLVVMSTSSNLTANPLNQTIYNIGDQLGGGTVIKRGTGNSFIRSGLAQNTTYYFYIFALNSSCSGGPLYLTAAPLTGMQKTGVLDADNLNFYYGNLHSHSSYSDGNKDDKTKKPEDDYAFAKNSMKMDFLGISEHNHTQAGMSLAYWKPGIEAAKNATTSTFLALHGMEWGVISGGGHVIVYGIDSLIGWEAGENQIFVPKSTYTGNNGLFKVINRHGLNAIATLAHPNTTDYNNISATYDLSADSAIVGAALESGPAFSTNLTYSDPASSMSYLSYYNRMLARGYHLGATIDHDNHNMTFGRHTRARLVVLAPALTENDLLDAMKKMRFYASEDSAAKVTFLLNKEPVGSVFTGVGTPEISVSTATTSPVSSIKLFYGTPGTGVNPVQVTSSSSGTLSFKHEALANLATGYYYADIVEADGSRIITSPIWYSRDDSYVKKTQTITFAPERSATYGDPDLEIGASSDNPAIKLTYTTSDPKKATITDGKIQIHSAGKVTLTANQKGDAYFSAGTASQVLTIIPKSIFVKAEGKQKLTGMADPVFTYTTTSTLLDSAAFTGSLTRAPGETPGNYAITQGTLALDSNYLINYTPAALKILDRPSAQISGDIHTSVNAPSPVVTFTAQKGTAPFTFTYHINTGADQTVTTTGSTATLNVPTATAGSYVYTLTKITDANSAEVQNLSSTVTVHTLPAAQITSTGNVCINGKAPIVTFTGTGGTAPYTFTYNLNGSSKTITTSSAIATVEAPSNYSGVFTYALLSVSDTYGTQVQTGNTVITINDLPAVQIISDKGESISKGSVLQLTATGGAKYSWTGSEILSGQYTATVAIRPKQSGTYKVTVTNASGCTADQSVYITVVDDYKLEAGTLVTPNGDGINDKFVIKNIDYYPNNTLKLFDKAGRVFYTKSAYANDWDGTVNGSPLAEGTYYYILDLGPGLGTLKGYINILRD; encoded by the coding sequence ATGAAAAAAACGCTACTCTTAATCTTATTGTTTTCAGGCCTTTTTCTCCCGGCCCAGCTGTTCGCTCAGCTGGTCAGCTGGAACTTTACAGGGCCTGGTTCTTTAAACACTGCCACAGCTAATGTAGCTGACCCCGGACTTTCCTTTACCCCAATATTGACACGTTCTACAGCAGCAGTTGCCAGCGCAGGTGCCAACTCTTTCAGAACAGTTAAATTCGGAAATACAGGTATTTCAATTACCAGCCCCAACTATTTTGAGTTTACACTCTCTGCTGCTGCCGGTAAAAAGATGTCTTTATCCACCATAGATGCTGCCTATCAGGGTACTGCGGGTTATTTTGCAGGTGCAGGCGCGTCCAATCAATTCGCCTATAGCCTGGACAACACGACATTCACTTTGATTGGCTCACCAACTATCATTACAAAAACAGGTGCTGCCCCGGTAGTTTATCCGACTATCGATATCTCAGGCATTGCTGCATTGCAAAATGTACCTGCGGGAATGACGGTCACTTTTCGTTATTTTGCCAGTGGACAAACCTCTACAGGCGGATGGGGCTTCTTCTCCCCTGACGCCAGCCAGGGATTAAAAATTGGAGGTACGATTACTGCGCTTGGCGGCGGTACAGATACCACTCCTCCGGTCAATGCTTCCGGTTATCCTAAAACCAGCGCAATTACCTCAACCGCTGTTGACCTGTCAAGCAATATCAATGAAGATGGAACTACTTATTATGTTTTAATCCCCGCTACAGGAACAGCACCATTAACGGCCGCTCAAATTAAAGCGGGTACAGATGGAAGCGGAAACCCTGCATTTAAATCCGGATCTTTAATCAATACACCAAATTCAGATGCGGTCGTTACACTAAATGGTTTAAATGCCGCTACTGCTTATAAAATATATGTGATATCGGCCGATGCCGCAACCACACCAAACATCCAGACTACTTTTACTACGCTGAATGTCACCACAGGCACTGCCGATTTAACACCTCCTGTTTTTACAGCAACTTATCCGAAACTGAGTAATATTGCAGCCAATTCAATTACGCTGCTCAGCAATATCAATGAAACAGGAACAACATATTATGTAGTAACTCCTGCTACGGGAACAGCACCATTAACTCCCGTACAGGTTAAAAATGGCCTGGACGGTACTGGAAGCCCTGCTTTCAAAGCCGGATCTTTTGCCAATACACCAAATACTGAAGTTTCAGCAAACCTGGCTGGATTAAGTTCATCTACTGCTTACAAGATTTATGTAGTTGCAGCAGATGCAGCTTCTACCCCGAACCTGCAAACTACGATAACTACACTTACTGCAACAACTATTGGTACGCCACTGGTCAGCGCCCCGGTTATCATCAGTCAATATTATGAAGGTACATCTGTCAATAAATGGATCGAATTAACTAACCTGAGCAATGCACCTGTAAATACTGCTTCCCCGCAGTTAAAATTGGCGCTGTATAATATTTCGGGCGATGCAGGAAATATTAATATCACACCTGCCCCATCCCAAACAATGGATCTGAATGTGATTATTCCCGCTCAGGGCTCTGTATTGATCGGAAATACCGGTAATGGAAATGAAGTCCCTTATTTAACAGCAACCAGTGCAGCACAAACCAGTAATGCTGTCATTAATTTTAATGGAAATGATGGTGTAGCGTTATTGGATGCGTCCAACAATATTATAGATGCATTTGGACAGGGTGTAAATGCAAAAGATGTCTCTTATGTTAGAAATATCACTGTCACAGCACCCAGCCCAACTTTTATCGTTGAGGACTGGACAAGATTACCACTTGCTATTGTTCAGAATGCGAGTGATGATGATGACCTTAATGGTTTAGGGGTACATTTTCCACCTAACTTATCGCCTTGTGCTGCACCAACTGTAGCTGCGGCTGATTTAACTTTCAGCAAGGTCAATACCAGTAGTATTACTTTATCTTTTACGGCTTCTACAGCTGCAAATGAGTACCTGATTATCCGCAGCACAAGCAGCACTTTAACAGCAATGCCACAGGATGGAACTGTTTACAACCCGGGCACTGCAATAGGCGGCGGTACGGTTGCAGGTCGTATTGTTAATACAACTTTAACTGACCTCAACTTAACCAGCTCTACTAAATACTATTATTTTATTTTCCCATTAAACAATGTTTCCTGTACAGGTGGGCCAAAATATCTGTTTACAAACTATCTGACCGCAAACCAGACTACAGCGACCTTATCAGTTTGTGCAACGCCAGTTAGCCAGCCTTCGGACTTTACGGTAACTTCTTCTAATTATAACTTTATCCAGGGTAGTTATCAGCCCGCAGCAGCGGCGGACGAATATCTGGTGGTGATGAGTACCAGCAGTAATTTGACCGCCAATCCACTGAATCAAACTATTTACAATATTGGTGATCAGCTTGGCGGAGGGACAGTTATTAAAAGAGGGACAGGCAATAGTTTCATCAGAAGCGGACTTGCCCAAAACACAACTTATTATTTTTACATTTTTGCCCTGAACAGCAGTTGCAGTGGCGGCCCGCTTTATTTAACGGCTGCTCCGCTTACCGGCATGCAAAAAACGGGTGTCTTAGATGCAGACAACTTAAATTTCTATTATGGAAACCTGCATAGTCACAGCAGTTATTCTGATGGAAACAAAGACGACAAAACTAAAAAACCTGAAGACGATTATGCATTTGCCAAGAACTCCATGAAAATGGACTTTTTAGGGATTTCTGAGCATAACCATACACAAGCAGGCATGTCACTCGCTTATTGGAAGCCCGGTATCGAAGCTGCCAAAAATGCAACAACTTCAACTTTCCTTGCCCTGCATGGAATGGAATGGGGTGTAATTAGTGGCGGTGGCCACGTGATCGTTTATGGTATCGATTCTTTGATCGGATGGGAAGCTGGCGAGAACCAGATCTTTGTTCCTAAAAGCACCTATACAGGTAATAATGGCTTATTTAAAGTTATTAACCGTCATGGCCTGAATGCGATTGCAACACTTGCTCACCCGAATACAACGGATTACAACAATATTTCAGCTACTTATGACCTGAGTGCAGATAGTGCAATTGTAGGCGCTGCTTTAGAAAGCGGGCCTGCATTTTCAACCAACCTTACTTATTCTGACCCGGCCAGTTCAATGAGCTACCTGAGTTATTATAACAGGATGCTTGCCAGAGGATATCATTTGGGTGCAACTATAGATCATGATAACCACAATATGACTTTTGGACGCCATACACGCGCCAGATTAGTTGTACTGGCACCAGCATTAACAGAAAATGATTTGCTGGACGCCATGAAGAAAATGCGCTTTTACGCTTCTGAAGATTCAGCTGCAAAAGTCACTTTCTTATTGAATAAAGAGCCGGTAGGCAGTGTATTTACAGGTGTAGGGACACCAGAGATTTCTGTGAGTACAGCAACTACAAGTCCTGTTTCCAGTATTAAATTATTTTATGGTACACCGGGCACGGGTGTGAACCCTGTTCAGGTAACCAGCAGCAGTTCTGGAACTTTAAGTTTCAAGCATGAAGCTTTAGCAAATCTGGCAACGGGTTATTATTATGCAGATATTGTAGAAGCTGATGGCAGCAGGATCATTACTTCCCCAATCTGGTATAGCCGTGATGACAGTTATGTTAAAAAAACACAGACGATCACTTTTGCTCCTGAAAGAAGCGCAACTTACGGAGACCCTGACCTGGAAATCGGTGCAAGCAGTGATAACCCAGCTATTAAGCTAACTTATACAACCAGCGACCCTAAAAAGGCGACCATCACAGATGGCAAAATACAAATCCATAGTGCGGGTAAAGTTACACTGACAGCAAATCAAAAAGGTGACGCTTACTTTAGTGCTGGTACAGCAAGCCAGGTATTGACGATCATTCCAAAATCCATCTTTGTTAAAGCAGAAGGCAAACAAAAACTGACAGGTATGGCAGATCCTGTATTCACCTATACCACGACTTCAACTTTACTGGATTCGGCTGCTTTTACGGGAAGTCTGACCAGGGCACCAGGAGAAACTCCTGGAAATTATGCAATCACACAGGGTACACTTGCTTTAGATTCCAACTACCTGATCAATTATACGCCTGCCGCATTAAAGATTCTGGACAGACCTTCAGCTCAGATCAGTGGTGATATCCATACCAGTGTTAATGCGCCATCACCTGTAGTTACTTTCACTGCACAGAAAGGGACTGCGCCATTTACATTTACTTACCATATCAATACGGGAGCGGATCAGACGGTAACTACCACCGGAAGTACGGCTACACTCAATGTTCCAACCGCAACCGCAGGAAGTTATGTTTATACACTGACCAAAATTACCGATGCGAATAGTGCCGAAGTACAAAATTTATCGTCAACGGTTACTGTTCATACTTTGCCAGCCGCTCAAATCACAAGTACGGGTAATGTATGTATCAACGGTAAAGCACCAATAGTCACTTTTACAGGGACTGGCGGAACTGCTCCATATACTTTTACTTATAATTTGAATGGAAGCAGTAAAACGATTACGACCAGTTCAGCTATCGCAACTGTAGAGGCTCCTTCCAACTATTCAGGTGTATTTACCTATGCGCTGTTAAGTGTTTCGGATACTTATGGAACACAGGTTCAAACTGGAAATACAGTAATTACAATCAACGATTTACCAGCTGTACAAATCATCAGTGACAAAGGAGAAAGCATTTCTAAAGGGAGCGTATTGCAGCTTACTGCAACCGGAGGCGCGAAATATAGCTGGACGGGCAGCGAAATCCTGAGCGGACAGTATACGGCAACAGTAGCGATCAGGCCGAAACAAAGCGGCACTTATAAAGTGACAGTTACGAATGCCAGTGGCTGTACTGCGGATCAGTCTGTTTACATCACTGTTGTGGATGATTATAAACTGGAAGCCGGAACTTTAGTTACCCCGAATGGTGATGGTATCAATGATAAGTTCGTGATTAAGAATATCGATTATTACCCGAATAACACGCTTAAATTATTTGATAAAGCGGGCCGCGTATTTTATACTAAAAGCGCTTATGCGAATGATTGGGATGGTACGGTGAATGGTAGTCCGCTAGCGGAAGGTACCTATTACTACATCCTGGACCTGGGGCCTGGCTTAGGGACTTTGAAAGGTTATATCAATATTTTAAGAGACTAA
- a CDS encoding sugar MFS transporter: METTTPVKKNSSIIPLVTMTLLFFMWGFITCMNDILIPHLKVQFNLNFQQSMLVQFAFFGAYFIGSLIYFLISYFNGDPVNKVGYKKGIIAGVLLSAVGCCLFYPAATLSIYGVFLAALFVLGLGFTILQITANAYVTLLGPEESASSRLNLTQAFNSFGTTIAPILGGHLIFTLFLEKNGTASADSTRIPYLIFAGILVVLALIISRVKLPSFSSEESSERGLGALKFPQLKMGIFGIFCYVGAEVGIGSLLIAFMEQPDVTNLTEVVSKNYLALYWGGAMIGRFLGAISLSELPQTKKFIYMVLAAAAVYLLVFSIVDLTFAQTSFFIVFIVLNIVAFVIGKSAPARTLVIFAAVNIALLLVSIFSKGNMALYPILGIGLFNSIMFSNIYTLSISGLGKYVSQGSSLLVMAILGGALLPLVQGSIADSMGIQTSFILPALCYLYILIFGLYCAKRGHGAEGGVVRTNH; the protein is encoded by the coding sequence ATGGAAACCACTACTCCCGTTAAAAAAAATAGTTCTATTATCCCGCTTGTTACAATGACGCTCCTTTTCTTTATGTGGGGATTTATTACCTGCATGAATGATATTTTAATCCCGCACTTAAAAGTTCAGTTTAATTTAAACTTTCAACAGTCAATGCTGGTACAGTTCGCCTTTTTTGGTGCTTATTTTATCGGATCATTAATTTACTTCCTGATCTCCTACTTTAACGGAGATCCTGTTAACAAAGTCGGTTATAAAAAAGGAATTATTGCAGGAGTGCTGCTTTCTGCTGTCGGCTGCTGCTTATTTTATCCCGCCGCAACCCTTTCTATTTATGGCGTCTTTTTAGCTGCCTTATTTGTACTGGGCTTAGGGTTTACAATCTTGCAGATCACTGCAAATGCTTATGTAACTTTATTAGGGCCAGAAGAAAGTGCTTCCAGTCGTTTAAACCTGACTCAGGCCTTTAACTCATTCGGAACAACTATTGCCCCAATTCTTGGTGGCCATTTAATATTTACCCTGTTCCTGGAAAAAAATGGTACTGCATCGGCAGATTCTACCCGTATTCCTTACCTGATTTTTGCTGGTATCCTTGTCGTGCTTGCGCTGATCATCAGCCGGGTTAAATTGCCATCTTTCAGCAGCGAAGAATCTTCAGAAAGAGGCCTGGGCGCATTGAAATTCCCGCAATTAAAAATGGGGATATTTGGGATTTTCTGTTACGTAGGTGCCGAAGTAGGTATAGGAAGTTTGCTGATTGCTTTTATGGAGCAACCAGATGTAACCAACCTGACAGAAGTAGTCAGTAAAAATTACCTTGCCCTGTATTGGGGAGGAGCAATGATCGGAAGGTTCCTGGGCGCAATTTCTTTAAGTGAATTGCCACAAACCAAAAAGTTTATTTATATGGTTCTTGCCGCTGCTGCTGTCTATTTATTAGTCTTCAGTATCGTTGACCTGACCTTTGCACAAACCAGTTTCTTTATCGTCTTTATTGTATTGAATATTGTGGCTTTTGTGATCGGTAAATCTGCTCCTGCACGTACACTGGTAATCTTTGCAGCCGTGAATATCGCTTTATTACTTGTTTCTATTTTCAGCAAAGGCAACATGGCCTTATACCCTATTTTAGGAATCGGGTTATTTAACTCGATTATGTTCTCCAATATCTATACCCTGTCAATTTCGGGATTAGGAAAATACGTGAGTCAAGGGTCTTCTTTGCTGGTTATGGCGATTTTAGGAGGTGCTTTATTGCCACTGGTTCAAGGTAGTATTGCCGATTCAATGGGTATCCAAACCTCATTCATTCTACCAGCATTATGCTATTTATATATCCTGATTTTCGGATTATACTGCGCCAAACGTGGCCATGGTGCAGAAGGCGGTGTCGTCCGTACAAATCACTAA
- a CDS encoding alkaline phosphatase, with protein MNRRSLLKGGLLAGIGLPFLSPADLLAQSKPFAKKAKNIIMLVSDGMSIGTLNMADLYANRTFGKSTNWIQLYKDSKVTRALMDTASASSLVTDSAAASSSWGGGMRVKNGSLNVGPKGEMPQPILQKFKQSGKKVGCVTTVPITHATPAGFCVNIDSRDGQDEIAEMYLKLKFDVMLGGGAEHFDAKRKGGSIIPQFQAQGFKVAQNRDEMMGLKNSGPVLGIFAPDGLPYELDRKNSPELMKSTPSLAEMMSKAISLMKDNPKGFALQVEGGKVDWAAHGNDTGGLIFDQLAFDEAVGQAIEFAEKDGETLVIITTDHGNANPGLFYGDSNKDFDRIQHFKHSNEWILNQLNNSSSEKNVAELIEAGTGIGVTSAEAKQLLAHFSDIIPGQLYNAANLPFNELAKIQAKYTLVQWAGMNHTADYVELTMFGPGSELLKPFIKNYELHNFMLNAAALSSEFLAPVVKS; from the coding sequence ATGAACAGAAGATCACTATTAAAAGGAGGTTTATTAGCCGGAATAGGCTTGCCTTTTTTATCACCAGCAGATTTGCTGGCCCAATCGAAACCATTTGCAAAAAAAGCGAAGAACATTATTATGCTGGTGAGCGATGGAATGAGTATCGGGACTTTAAACATGGCGGACCTTTATGCAAACCGCACCTTTGGTAAAAGCACAAACTGGATACAATTATATAAAGATTCAAAAGTTACCCGTGCCCTGATGGATACGGCCTCAGCAAGTTCACTGGTTACAGATTCTGCTGCTGCGAGCTCTTCGTGGGGCGGAGGGATGCGTGTTAAAAACGGATCTTTAAACGTGGGCCCGAAAGGAGAAATGCCACAGCCAATTTTACAGAAATTTAAACAGAGTGGTAAAAAAGTGGGCTGTGTAACTACCGTACCAATTACCCATGCTACACCCGCAGGATTCTGTGTCAATATAGACAGCCGTGACGGACAGGATGAAATCGCAGAAATGTATCTGAAACTAAAGTTCGATGTGATGCTGGGCGGTGGTGCAGAACACTTTGATGCGAAGAGAAAAGGTGGAAGTATCATTCCTCAGTTCCAGGCTCAGGGCTTTAAAGTTGCCCAAAACAGAGACGAGATGATGGGCCTTAAAAACTCAGGCCCGGTGCTCGGTATCTTTGCGCCAGATGGCTTGCCTTATGAATTAGACCGGAAAAACTCTCCGGAGCTGATGAAAAGTACACCTTCACTGGCCGAAATGATGAGCAAAGCTATTTCACTGATGAAAGATAACCCGAAAGGGTTTGCCTTGCAGGTAGAAGGTGGAAAAGTAGACTGGGCAGCACATGGTAATGATACAGGAGGTTTGATCTTTGACCAGCTGGCCTTTGATGAAGCCGTAGGCCAGGCAATTGAATTTGCAGAGAAAGATGGGGAAACACTGGTGATCATCACTACAGATCACGGTAACGCGAACCCCGGTTTATTCTATGGAGACAGTAATAAAGACTTTGACCGGATTCAGCATTTCAAACACAGTAACGAGTGGATTCTAAACCAGCTGAACAATTCATCAAGCGAGAAAAATGTTGCCGAATTAATTGAAGCAGGAACGGGTATCGGAGTTACCTCTGCCGAAGCGAAACAATTACTCGCACACTTCTCTGACATCATTCCCGGTCAGTTGTACAATGCCGCTAACCTGCCATTTAATGAACTGGCAAAGATCCAGGCAAAATATACACTGGTACAATGGGCAGGAATGAACCATACCGCAGACTATGTAGAACTGACCATGTTCGGCCCGGGAAGCGAATTATTAAAGCCGTTTATTAAAAACTATGAGCTGCATAATTTCATGTTAAACGCAGCTGCACTTTCTTCAGAATTCTTAGCGCCGGTAGTTAAATCTTAG